The sequence AAGGGTGAGATGTATCTGTTGAAAGGTGAACTGGGAGCAGGTAAGACCCAACTTGTAAAGGGTATTGCCAGGGGCTTAGGTGTTAAGGAATGGCAGTATGTGGTAAGCCCATCTTTCACATTGATGAATATTTATGAAGGAGCTGACTTTGACCTATGCCATGTAGACCTTTATCGTATTGAAGATATGGAGATCGAGGATCTCCAGATAGAGGAGTTTCTCGACAGTGGAATTGTGGTTGTAGAGTGGTCAGATAAGAGGCAATGGGACAATGATGCAGTAAAGATAGAGATATATGTCACAGGGGAAGAGGAGAGAAATATTGTAGTAATCAGACCATGATAAAGCTTGTTTAAGATACGTAATGGTCGAAAATGGATAAATAAAATGCGGAGGTAAAACATGCTGATAGTTCAAAAATACGGAGGCACTTCCGTAAAAGACTTAGAGAGGATTAGAAATGTAGCAGAAAGGGTGATGTCTTACAGGGAAAAGGGCAATGATGTCATTGTAGTGGTTTCTGCCATGTCAGGAGAGACAGACAGACTTCTAAACCTTGCCCATTCTATCCACAATTTT comes from Syntrophorhabdaceae bacterium and encodes:
- the tsaE gene encoding tRNA (adenosine(37)-N6)-threonylcarbamoyltransferase complex ATPase subunit type 1 TsaE, which translates into the protein MERTEFISKGLSDTWDIGDYIGRHAKKGEMYLLKGELGAGKTQLVKGIARGLGVKEWQYVVSPSFTLMNIYEGADFDLCHVDLYRIEDMEIEDLQIEEFLDSGIVVVEWSDKRQWDNDAVKIEIYVTGEEERNIVVIRP